Proteins encoded within one genomic window of Streptomyces sp. NBC_00523:
- a CDS encoding ROK family transcriptional regulator produces MTAAPRLFRATGDGRRETNAATVLRTVLDHGPVARRTIADRSGLSQAAVSRQCTDLVRLGLVRELPELSAGNGVGRPQIPVDLHTGESGGPLVAGVHIGVPASTFGLLDLRGRLLDRRTFPHDGIAAGDLPPRIARGLRAFLDDVRRDRPLLGVGAALGGWVEPGSGTAVRHASLGWAGRPLAAELARGLDGPEVRVDNHARAVAQSEILFGRPEARRSLVHLFIGNVVDAALGITGVVHQGPGSGAGDVAHLPVPDSTVVCPCGRSGCLEATASNTAMARTAVRRGIVPWPDAFLVVDAAAAGDRRADRLLRERARAVGRATALLLDVLNPDLVVVTEHASLTNPEYLEEIRGAAVDHSHVCRDPERIVSPHAGTAVLPVAAGAVVLNPLFRSPLAASVR; encoded by the coding sequence ATGACCGCCGCCCCCCGCCTCTTCCGCGCGACCGGTGACGGAAGGCGCGAGACCAACGCCGCCACCGTGCTGCGCACCGTCCTGGACCACGGACCCGTCGCCCGCCGGACGATCGCCGACCGCTCCGGGCTGAGCCAGGCCGCCGTGTCGCGCCAGTGCACCGATCTCGTACGGCTGGGCCTGGTCCGGGAGTTGCCCGAGCTGAGCGCCGGAAACGGGGTGGGCCGGCCGCAGATCCCGGTCGACCTGCACACCGGTGAGAGCGGCGGGCCCCTGGTCGCCGGCGTGCACATCGGCGTGCCCGCGTCGACGTTCGGCCTGCTGGACCTGCGCGGCCGGCTGCTCGACCGGCGCACCTTCCCGCACGACGGCATCGCCGCCGGGGACCTGCCGCCGAGGATCGCGCGCGGGCTGCGCGCCTTCCTGGACGACGTCCGGCGCGACCGGCCGCTGCTGGGGGTGGGCGCGGCCCTCGGCGGTTGGGTCGAGCCGGGCTCGGGCACGGCCGTGCGGCACGCCTCGCTCGGCTGGGCCGGCCGCCCGCTCGCCGCCGAACTCGCCCGTGGGCTGGACGGCCCGGAGGTGCGCGTCGACAACCACGCCCGGGCCGTGGCCCAGTCCGAGATCCTGTTCGGCCGGCCCGAGGCGCGGCGCAGCCTGGTCCACCTGTTCATCGGCAACGTGGTCGACGCGGCGCTCGGCATCACCGGGGTGGTGCACCAGGGCCCCGGGTCCGGTGCCGGGGACGTGGCCCACCTCCCAGTGCCGGACTCCACGGTGGTCTGCCCCTGCGGGCGTTCGGGGTGCCTGGAGGCGACCGCCTCGAACACCGCGATGGCACGGACCGCCGTGCGGCGCGGCATCGTGCCCTGGCCCGACGCCTTTCTGGTGGTGGACGCGGCGGCGGCCGGTGACCGGCGCGCCGACCGGCTGCTGCGCGAGCGGGCCCGTGCGGTGGGCCGGGCGACGGCCCTGCTGCTCGACGTCCTCAACCCCGACCTCGTGGTCGTCACCGAGCACGCCAGCCTGACCAACCCGGAGTACCTGGAGGAGATCAGGGGCGCCGCGGTCGACCACTCGCACGTCTGCCGGGACCCCGAACGCATCGTCAGTCCGCATGCCGGGACGGCCGTCCTCCCGGTCGCGGCCGGTGCCGTCGTCCTGAACCCGCTGTTCAGAAGCCCTCTGGCGGCGTCGGTGCGGTAG
- a CDS encoding putative leader peptide: protein MNPDKRLVSRRHVDLCRQASAVCAVRR from the coding sequence GTGAACCCGGACAAGCGCCTCGTCTCCCGCAGGCACGTCGACCTCTGTCGACAGGCCAGCGCGGTCTGTGCCGTCCGCCGCTGA
- a CDS encoding sulfatase-like hydrolase/transferase, whose protein sequence is MSEHSPIPEGGVPAPPSGARPQVIVVLTDQQRWDTAGVHGNRAGVTPEFDRIAREGTLFEQAVTPNPVCAPARSSLQTGRYPTATGVFRNGLPLPGDIPTLAGEFAAAGYTTGYIGKWHLAGDDNPDGPVPAARRGGYGTWLASDRLEFTSDAYRTVVHDEDGAPVRLPGYRSDALIDAAIRFVADHHDRPYLLFLSLLEPHHQNPTDDYPAPAGYRERYEGAWLPPDLAALSPGAEQGGAHRHLAGYLGQIKRVDEGVGRLRDALRSLGTEENTVLAWTADHGSHFRTRNSEYKRSAHEASVRVPLAATGPGFSGGGLVRRPVSTVDLMPTLLAAAGLPVPSGVQGRSLLPLTGGGRDPERPGSVFVQISEDRVGRAVRTSRWKYAVEAPDADAWNDPGADHYTETELYDLAADPYELDNLVGLDSHRAVADELRRELLDWLVRIEGAEPAVVRAAARPSGQRRAESFPSATPWEGVRFGHSPRG, encoded by the coding sequence GTGAGCGAGCACTCCCCGATCCCGGAGGGCGGCGTCCCGGCGCCGCCCTCCGGGGCACGCCCGCAGGTGATCGTGGTCCTCACCGACCAGCAGCGCTGGGACACCGCCGGGGTGCACGGCAACCGGGCCGGTGTGACACCGGAGTTCGACCGCATCGCGCGCGAGGGCACCCTCTTCGAGCAGGCGGTCACGCCCAACCCGGTCTGCGCGCCCGCCCGTTCGTCGCTCCAGACCGGCCGGTACCCCACGGCCACCGGTGTCTTCCGCAACGGGCTGCCGCTCCCCGGGGACATTCCCACGCTCGCCGGTGAGTTCGCGGCGGCCGGATACACCACCGGCTACATCGGGAAGTGGCACCTGGCGGGCGACGACAACCCCGACGGGCCGGTGCCGGCCGCCCGCCGGGGCGGTTACGGCACGTGGCTTGCGTCCGACCGGCTGGAGTTCACCTCGGACGCGTACCGCACGGTGGTGCACGACGAGGACGGCGCGCCGGTGCGGCTGCCCGGCTACCGCTCGGACGCGCTGATCGACGCGGCGATCCGGTTCGTCGCCGACCACCACGACCGGCCGTACCTCCTCTTCCTGTCGCTGCTGGAGCCGCACCACCAGAACCCCACCGACGACTACCCGGCCCCGGCGGGCTACCGGGAGCGCTACGAGGGTGCCTGGCTGCCACCCGACCTGGCCGCGCTCTCCCCGGGGGCCGAGCAGGGCGGGGCGCACCGCCACCTCGCCGGGTACCTGGGCCAGATCAAACGGGTCGACGAGGGGGTGGGCCGGCTGCGCGACGCCCTGCGGAGCCTGGGCACCGAGGAGAACACGGTCCTGGCCTGGACGGCGGACCACGGCTCCCACTTCCGTACCCGCAACAGCGAGTACAAGCGCTCGGCCCACGAGGCATCGGTCCGGGTGCCGCTGGCAGCCACCGGGCCCGGCTTCAGCGGCGGCGGGCTCGTCCGCCGGCCGGTCTCCACGGTGGACCTGATGCCGACCCTGCTCGCGGCGGCCGGCCTCCCGGTCCCGTCGGGCGTGCAGGGGCGCTCCCTGCTGCCGCTGACCGGAGGGGGCCGCGATCCCGAACGGCCCGGTTCCGTGTTCGTCCAGATCAGCGAGGACCGGGTGGGGCGCGCGGTGCGCACCTCACGCTGGAAGTATGCGGTGGAGGCACCGGACGCGGACGCCTGGAACGACCCGGGCGCGGACCACTACACGGAGACGGAGCTGTACGACCTGGCGGCCGACCCGTACGAGCTGGACAATCTCGTCGGCCTCGACTCGCACCGCGCGGTCGCCGATGAACTGCGCCGGGAGCTCCTGGACTGGCTGGTGCGGATCGAGGGCGCGGAGCCCGCCGTCGTACGGGCGGCGGCACGCCCGTCCGGGCAGCGCCGCGCGGAGTCCTTCCCGTCCGCAACGCCGTGGGAGGGGGTCCGGTTCGGCCACAGCCCGCGCGGGTGA
- a CDS encoding TetR/AcrR family transcriptional regulator encodes MPLTAKGAATKQRIVEGAATAIRRHGVFTLTLDDVLALTSTSKSQLFHYFPGGKDELMLAVAHHEADRVIGDQQPELSALTSWPAWLRWRDKVVARYREQGRECPLDIAVSRIGPASSGAQAVATELLQRWQDALAAGIRHMQSIGEIDADRDADRSAAALLAGIQGGVVILLSTGGPGHLEAALDQGIADLRRRARA; translated from the coding sequence GTGCCGCTGACCGCCAAGGGCGCCGCGACCAAACAGCGCATCGTCGAGGGCGCCGCCACGGCGATCCGGCGGCACGGTGTGTTCACGCTGACGCTCGATGACGTCCTGGCCCTCACCTCGACCAGCAAGAGCCAGCTGTTCCACTACTTCCCCGGCGGGAAGGACGAGTTGATGCTGGCCGTCGCCCACCACGAGGCGGACCGGGTGATCGGCGACCAGCAGCCGGAGCTGAGCGCCCTCACCTCGTGGCCCGCCTGGCTGCGCTGGCGCGACAAGGTCGTCGCCCGCTACCGCGAGCAGGGCCGGGAGTGTCCGCTCGACATCGCCGTCTCGCGGATCGGCCCGGCCTCGTCGGGCGCGCAGGCCGTCGCCACCGAACTGCTGCAACGCTGGCAGGACGCGCTGGCCGCCGGAATCCGGCACATGCAGTCGATCGGCGAGATCGACGCCGACCGGGACGCGGACCGCTCGGCGGCGGCCCTGCTGGCCGGGATCCAGGGCGGTGTGGTGATCCTGCTGTCCACCGGCGGCCCGGGCCACCTGGAGGCGGCCCTGGACCAGGGCATCGCCGACCTGCGCCGACGGGCGCGCGCCTGA
- a CDS encoding quinone oxidoreductase family protein gives MHAIRITEHGGPEVMAWTELPDPVPAPGEALVRLGAAGVNFMDVGARKVGGPGWAAPTVLGAEGMGYVTALGEGVEDLAVGDRVAWFYHPGSYAELLSVPADRLVKVPAEVPDETAAAVMMQGLTANHFTTETYAVGPGDTAVVHAAAGGVGLMLTQMIKARGGRVIGLVSRPEKAAIAEAAGADHVLVSSGAGFEDRVRELTDGEGAHVVYDGGGTSTFRSSQLALRLHGVHAYYGPFMGVPSLSVTDLPSSILLSYPTVQDHVPTREALVARTGEVFAMVRAGQVSPRIGGRYALSDAARAHSDLESRRTTGKLLLIP, from the coding sequence ATGCACGCGATCCGCATCACCGAGCACGGCGGCCCCGAGGTCATGGCCTGGACCGAACTCCCGGACCCCGTCCCCGCCCCCGGCGAGGCCCTGGTCCGCCTCGGCGCCGCCGGGGTGAACTTCATGGACGTGGGCGCCCGCAAGGTGGGCGGCCCGGGCTGGGCCGCCCCGACCGTGCTCGGCGCCGAGGGCATGGGGTACGTGACCGCGCTCGGCGAGGGCGTCGAGGATCTGGCCGTCGGTGACCGGGTGGCCTGGTTCTACCACCCGGGCAGCTACGCGGAGCTCCTGTCCGTCCCGGCGGACCGGCTGGTCAAGGTGCCCGCCGAGGTGCCGGACGAGACGGCGGCCGCGGTGATGATGCAGGGGCTCACGGCGAACCACTTCACCACCGAGACGTACGCCGTCGGCCCCGGCGACACCGCCGTGGTGCACGCCGCCGCCGGTGGTGTGGGGCTCATGCTGACCCAGATGATCAAGGCGCGCGGCGGCCGGGTCATCGGCCTGGTCTCCCGCCCGGAGAAGGCGGCCATCGCCGAGGCGGCCGGTGCGGACCACGTCCTGGTGTCGTCCGGGGCCGGGTTCGAGGACCGGGTGCGCGAGCTGACGGACGGCGAGGGCGCCCATGTCGTGTACGACGGGGGCGGGACCTCGACGTTCCGGTCCTCGCAGCTGGCCCTTCGCCTGCACGGGGTGCACGCCTACTACGGCCCGTTCATGGGCGTACCGTCGCTCTCGGTGACCGACCTGCCGAGCAGCATCCTGCTGTCGTACCCGACCGTGCAGGACCACGTCCCCACCCGGGAGGCGCTGGTCGCGCGGACCGGGGAGGTCTTCGCGATGGTGCGGGCGGGACAGGTGTCCCCGCGCATCGGCGGGCGGTACGCGCTCTCGGACGCGGCGCGGGCCCACAGCGATCTGGAGTCCCGCCGAACCACCGGAAAGCTGCTGCTGATTCCCTGA
- a CDS encoding TauD/TfdA dioxygenase family protein produces MSSTTTAPAVTVQQLGGRIGAVISGVRLGGDLDPETVAAVRAALLAHKVVFFREQDHLDEDSHEAFGRLLGTPVAHPTVPSADGRYSLGIDSDHGGRANQWHTDVTFVPAYPAFSILRAVVIPPYGGNTLWSNTAAAYAELPEQLRTLADGLRAVHSNDYDYAAVRPNALPEALQQYREVFTSTKFLTEHPVVRVHPETGERVLLLGNFVQRISGLNGRDSRALVELFQSHIERPENTVRWDWQVGDVAIWDNRATQHYGVDDSDTHERKLRRVTIDGDVPVGVDGRSSTLISPEAVPDPSFGIPSGASTAEATAA; encoded by the coding sequence ATGTCCTCCACCACCACCGCCCCCGCCGTCACCGTCCAGCAGCTCGGCGGCCGCATCGGCGCGGTCATCTCCGGTGTCCGGCTCGGCGGCGACCTCGACCCGGAGACGGTCGCCGCCGTCCGGGCCGCGCTCCTCGCCCACAAGGTCGTCTTCTTCCGGGAGCAGGACCACCTGGACGAGGACAGCCACGAGGCGTTCGGCCGGCTGCTCGGCACGCCGGTCGCCCACCCGACCGTGCCGTCCGCCGACGGGCGGTATTCGCTGGGCATCGACTCCGACCACGGCGGCCGGGCCAACCAGTGGCACACCGACGTCACCTTCGTCCCCGCCTACCCGGCCTTCTCCATCCTGCGGGCCGTCGTGATCCCCCCGTACGGCGGCAACACCCTGTGGTCCAACACGGCCGCCGCCTACGCGGAGCTGCCCGAGCAGCTGCGCACCCTGGCGGACGGGCTGCGGGCCGTCCACTCCAACGACTACGACTACGCGGCGGTGCGGCCCAACGCCCTGCCGGAGGCGCTTCAGCAGTACCGGGAGGTGTTCACGTCGACCAAGTTCCTCACCGAGCACCCGGTGGTCCGCGTGCACCCCGAGACGGGCGAACGCGTCCTGCTGCTGGGCAACTTCGTGCAGCGGATCAGCGGGCTGAACGGGCGCGACTCGCGGGCCCTGGTCGAGCTGTTCCAGTCGCACATCGAGCGCCCGGAGAACACCGTGCGCTGGGACTGGCAGGTGGGCGACGTGGCGATCTGGGACAACCGCGCCACCCAGCACTACGGCGTGGACGACTCCGACACCCACGAGCGCAAGCTCCGCCGCGTCACCATCGACGGTGACGTGCCGGTCGGCGTCGACGGCCGCTCCTCCACGCTCATCAGCCCCGAGGCGGTGCCGGACCCGTCCTTCGGCATCCCGTCCGGCGCCTCCACCGCCGAGGCGACGGCTGCGTGA